A region of Chlamydia crocodili DNA encodes the following proteins:
- a CDS encoding macro domain-containing protein — protein sequence MPLIHHHVKNQTLSTSLRLSEAYVSLCNLKIKTLHIIQAIAALGLAFLLGGILALSVGQCFAFSSPLLALGAVFLILSGLILIMVRKRLLSISIPTFLDLTLSGVAKRLKNTYALGLVLPYSNKINKNTEYIFVSNPKTGMQLSFYKGHPINDPLLKNKSSAIVLCTNSERDSTYVINRTLALIGRIEKECWNDITKPNSTKFPPGSIAYGPWINKSQERAPASHLIFINPPTIEILLHTKRLQKAITFQDFNHKEAFKNLVDAYLKCFRICRENKITSLQLELLGLNDISSHQEEYEMWYSQCALALLEAIRIEEKCKERTVKQITVNHQKELPLLSILQKAYNN from the coding sequence ATGCCTTTAATTCACCATCATGTGAAAAATCAAACCTTAAGCACTTCTTTAAGGTTATCAGAGGCATATGTAAGCCTATGCAATTTAAAAATAAAAACATTGCATATCATACAAGCAATAGCCGCTTTAGGGTTGGCATTTTTACTAGGAGGTATACTAGCTCTATCTGTAGGGCAATGTTTTGCTTTTTCCTCTCCTCTACTCGCTTTAGGAGCTGTTTTCCTTATCCTTAGCGGTCTGATTTTAATAATGGTAAGAAAACGTCTTTTGTCCATTTCCATACCAACTTTCTTAGATCTCACATTATCGGGTGTTGCAAAACGCTTGAAAAACACTTATGCCTTAGGCTTAGTGCTTCCCTATTCAAATAAAATTAATAAGAATACGGAATATATCTTTGTAAGCAATCCGAAGACCGGTATGCAGCTATCCTTTTATAAAGGACATCCTATAAATGACCCTCTATTAAAAAATAAAAGTTCCGCGATTGTGCTCTGCACAAACTCTGAAAGAGATTCCACTTATGTAATTAATAGAACATTAGCATTAATTGGACGTATAGAAAAGGAATGTTGGAATGATATTACAAAACCTAATTCCACGAAATTTCCCCCGGGTTCTATAGCTTATGGACCCTGGATAAATAAGTCTCAGGAAAGAGCTCCCGCTTCTCATTTGATCTTTATCAACCCACCTACTATTGAAATTCTTCTCCATACTAAGCGGTTACAAAAAGCCATTACCTTTCAAGATTTCAACCACAAGGAAGCTTTTAAAAATCTCGTGGATGCTTATCTAAAATGCTTCCGTATTTGTAGAGAAAATAAAATCACCTCATTGCAGCTTGAACTTCTAGGATTAAACGATATTAGTTCGCATCAAGAAGAATACGAAATGTGGTATTCTCAGTGTGCTTTAGCCTTACTAGAAGCTATACGTATAGAAGAAAAATGCAAAGAACGGACGGTAAAACAAATTACCGTAAACCACCAAAAAGAACTCCCTTTGCTGTCTATCTTACAAAAAGCTTACAACAATTAG